The genome window AATTTGCTCATGCTTGCACACCCTCTTCATCTGAAGCTTCTGTTAGATACTGATTGCACCGTAACTGTTTTTGAGGGATTGAAGTATAATAGTATTGATGGGGAGCTTGTTGCTGTTGCTGGAGATTCATGGGCTCTGAGAAGTGAGCCAATTAGTGTAACCTGGCATTCGATTAAAGGTATCATCAATGAGGAATCGTGTTCTGAGATAATCAGCGCACTCAATAGCGATGTTGAGGCTCTGGATCAGAAGGATATTGTCACCAAGTCATTTTATTCTCAGGAGAAGATGATTGCAAGAGCTGCAAGGTTGGCATTGATAGCTGAAGAGGTttgttgttttgatgttatacTCGAAATTCGGGATTTCTTGAGGGATGCTATTGAGCCATGGTTGAGTGGGAGTTCTGGGGCGAATAATGGATTTTTGTATGAATCTAAATGGGGTGGCATTGTGACTAAAAAGGGGTGTTTAGACAGTGGCGCTGACAATGGATTTGGAGCCTATAACAGCCACCATTCCCAAATTGGCTACTTTATCTATGGAATTGCAGTGCTTTCCAAGATTGATTCTGTGTGGGGAAGGAAGTACAAGCGCCAAGCTTATTCCCTAGTGGGGGATTACATGAATTTGGGAAGGCGAGAGAGCTCACATTATCCCCGGCTGAGATGTTTCGACATGTGGAAACTCCATTCTTGGGGTGGAGGGTTAACAGAATATGCAGACGGGCGAAACCAGGAGAGTACCAGCGAAGCAGTAAATGCATATTATTCAGCAGCATCGATGGGTGTGGCCTTCGGGGACCCACACCTCGTCGCCATAGGCTCCACCCTCTCGGCCCTCGAAATCCTGTCAGCTCAAACATGGTGGCAAGCGAGAGATGGAGACACTATCCACCCAGAGGACTTCAAAAGGGAGAACCGCCTGGTTTCCGTTCTGTGGGCTAATAAAAGAGACAGCAACTTGTGGCTTGCACAGGCGGAATGGAGAGAGCATAGGGTGGGGAATCAGATCCTGCCATTACTCCCTGACAAAATAGAggtttaacacagaaaattagagGCTAGTATTTACTGAccagaactgaaaaatgatggaAAACAGATGTTTCTGAGTTCTGAAATAACAAATCTGTGTTATATCTTCATtagctagctgatacatctatatatacatgagaaaaTAGACAAGTTTCCTGAAATTCTGCACTAtttactgctgcctaacatTTCTGCTACCTAACATTTCTGCTGCCTAACTTTGCTGCTGTTAACTTTACTGCCTAACTTTGCTACTGTTTATTTTACTGCTGCctaacacataataattataataatctcaACAATCAGAAATATACTACACATTTTGCTGCTGCATTGACACTCCCGATCAGCGAATCCCTGTTTTTCGATATCCAGTTTGTGAAGCAACTGGTGGAGTGGACTGAGCCGGCCCTGGCAAGGGAAGGGGTGGCAGATAGGTGGAAGGGATTTGTGTATGCTTTGGAAGGACTATATGATAAAGAGGGTGCATTGGAGAAGATAAGGAACTTGAAGGGATTTGATGATGGGAACTCTCTCACAAATCTTCTATGGTGGATTCACAGTAGAGATGATAATAATGAAGGTGTGGGAAGTGAAAGAGGAAGGCAATTCATGTGCTGGTCACCATAGTCATTGAAGTAGTGCCATTGTGGTTCTAAGTTACCATAAGTTCAATCTAGCTGTAGTGTATGTTAAAGTAATTATGTTATATGTTATCTGTGCATGCTTTCTCTGTACTATACATACCCCTCTCCAAATTTAGtccctaaaataaaattattgtttttgtagGGGTGCTAACAGTTTAATTGGATACTATGTTGACCTCCCTAGCTCTAATAGGACAAGTAGTTCATAATCGAGAGTATTACCTAGACGAGTTTGGGTTTGAATCATCATAAAAACTTGTACACAATATTACAATAACTAATATATGAGATTATATTGATGTATAAACTTCAGGTTTGAAAATCATATTCCACTCACTTGACTACTCATTTTGAGGATTTTAAATGACTTTCTTGTGGTGTATGActgttatgttttatttttttttgaatactattgattctattacaatgcagtatctgttcataactactttctcaacctattgaagcacaagagccagtattacctccactgaggctcgaacctattgactgttatgttttattaattactccATATTACAAAGCATAAGCATGCATTTTCCTTTCTTATCCTCCATCAATGGAAGATATATATTAAGTCATTGGGAGGAAAGATATTAAGTCATTGTTTgatttcacaattttaattGGAATATAATTGGTTATGATTTTTTGGCAACATGATATTGATTCATTTATagatttcaaatatttttgccgtttaattatttgttgtaAATTAGTAAAGAAATACATACTTTACCCCTTTTTTCCTAAGTAATAAAGACGaatgaattaatgaaattaaaaagattttGCATTCTCCAGCTcaataaaaatcaaacaaataactCAATTATAGAAGTCACGTAATTTTACCTCTACAGTTTTCATGATACGGTACTCAAGTCAAGActctaactccaccacaaaagttAGCTCAAGCAAAtttggccccaacttaagtaccactccacaatctcgATATGGAATCACATCATTTCatgtaaaaattaattactttaatttgtttcctttcctattatattcatattttattttaggaTTCAAGCTGGATTGTttactaataactaataagtcattattttatttgattcaaaataataaccaattaaAATGATAAACAATTTATATCACACTCGGCAAGGTATAATATAAAGatagaattatatatttatatttgatttacGGGATACCAAGTGATGTGGTATTGGGGAGACATACAATCCTTCCATGAATAGTAACCAGGCGACCAGCAGAATTGCCTTCCTACATCATCACTTCCCACACCTTCATTATCACCTCTACTGTGAATCCACCATAGAAGATTTGTTAGAGAGTTCCCATCATCATATTCATATAAATTCCTTATCTTCTCCAATGCACCCTCTTTATCATATAGTCCTTCCAAAGCATACACAAATCCCTTCCACTTATCTGTCACCCCTTCTATTGCCAGGGCCGGCATAGTCCACTGCACCACTTGTTTCACAAACCGGATATCGGAAAACAGGGATTCGCTGATTGGAAGTAATGGCAGGAGCTGAATTCCCACCCGGCATTCTCTCCGGTCAGCCTGTGCAAACCACAGGTTGCTGTCTCTTTTATTAGCCCACAGAACGGAAACCAGGCGGTTCTCCCTTTTGAAGTCCTCTGGGTGGATAGTGTCTCCATCTCTCGCGTGCCACCATGTTTGAGCTGACAGGATTTCCAGGGCTGAGAGGGTGGAGCCTATGGCGACGAGGTGTGGGTCCCCGAAGGCCACTCCCAGCACTGCTGCTGAGTAATATGCATTTACTGCTTCGCTGGTACTCTCCTGGTTTCGCCCGTCTGCAAATTCTGTTAACCCTCCACCCCAAGAATGGAGTTTCCACAGGTCGAAACATCTCAGCTTTGGATAATGCGATCCCTCTCGCCTTCCCAAATTCATGTAATCCCCCACTAGGGAATAAGCTTGGCGCTTGTACTTCCTTCCCCACACAGAATCAATCTTGGAAAGCACTGCAATTCCATAGATAAAGTATCCAATTTGGGAATGGTGGCTGTTATAGGTTCCAAATCCATTGTCAGCTCCACTGTCTGAACACCCCTTTTTAGTCACAATGCCACCCCATTTGGATTCATACAAGAATCCATTATTCGCTCCAGAACTTCCAGTCAACCATGGCTCAATTGTATCCTTCAAGAACTCCCGGATTTTCGGGATAACATCAAAATAACAAAGCTCTTCAGCTACCATTGCCAACCTTGCAGCTCTTGCAATCAACTTCCCCTGAGAATAAAATGACTTGGTGGCAATATCCTTCTGATCCAGAGCCCTAACATCTCTAATGAGTGCAGTGATTATCTCAGAACATGATTCCTCATTGATACCCTTAATTGAATGCCAGGTTACAGTGATTGGTTTTCTTTTCAGAGCCCATGAATCTCCAGCAACAGCAACAAGCTGGCCATCAATGCTGTTATACTTCAATCTCTCCAAAATAGTTACTGTGCAATCAGTATCTGACAGAAGCTTGAGATGAAGAGGGTGTGCAAGCATGAGCAAATTCCCAGACCCTTTCTTTTCCCATTTGTACTCCACACAAAATGGCCTTCTGAAAACGGCTTCACCACTTACAGGATAACAATGGCTGAAGCGGTGGAGAATTGCTTCACATTTTGGGTCCGAATCAGGCAAGAGAGCAACCCGAATTACACCTGAAAAGGGAGCAGAAGTGATTTTATAGGTATCAAGATTAAAGTTTATAGGTGAAGAAGTGTATACAAGCCAAGTCTGGTTATTGCTGAGCTTAAGGATGTATTTTGTCCGGTTGTGCTGGGATCGACATTTAAGAATTGAATGGATTGTTGAAATGGAAAGCTCCTCTTTGGTGTCGAGGCTACATGTCAAGAAAGGGGAACCCCTAACCAGAAAGAACTGAAGATTGTTGGAGGGGAAGTGTAGAGTAACACTGAGATCACTAAATGATGAAACAATGTGGGATGTGTCCTGGTTTGGGTTGTTTAGTGTGGATATGGTGAGATCGGCAGTGAAAATTTGGCAGGCGAAAGCGGGGTTATAGAATTGAGAGGGGTAACAGATGGTGAGGGAAGATTTGGAGGATCTAATGAGATAGGGGTGAATATATTCAGGTTGATCACCGTTCTTGAGAACGAAATTTTGGAAGAAAGAATTTGTGGGCAGAGGATATGAGAGAAGGTGCTGAGCAAAGAACTTGGAAGGATCAGGAAGAACACTGGATTTGGTTTCTGGGAAGAGGAATGGTTTGGTGGGTTTCCGGGGTTTGGGTGGTGGCGGAGGAGGCGGTGGAGGAGGGGAAGGAGGAGGCGGCGGAGGTGGAGGGGGAGGAGGGGGaggcggtggtggtggaggtggaggNNNNNNNNNNNNNNNNNNNNNNNNNNNNNNNNNNNNNNNNNNNNNNNNNNNNNNNNNNNNNNNNNNNNNNNNNNNNNNNNNNNNNNNNNNNNNNNNNNNNNNNNNNNNNNNNNNNNNNNNNNNNNNNNNNNNNNNNNNNNNNNNNNNNNNNNNNNNNNNNNNNNNNNNNNNNNNNNNNNNNNNNNNNNNNNNNNNNNNNNNNNNNNNNNNNNNNNNNNNNNNNNNNNNNNNNNNNNNNNNNNNNNNNNNNNNNNNNNNNNNNNNNNNNNNNNNNNNNNNNNNNNNNNNNNNNNNNNNNNNNNNNNNNNNNNNNNNNNNNNNNNNNNNNNNNNNNNNNNNNNNNNNNNNNNNNNNNNNNNNNNNNNNNNNNNNNNNNNNNNNNNNNNNNNNNNNNNNNNNNNNNNNNNNNNNNNNNNNNNNNNNNNNNNNNNNNNNNNNNNNNNNNNNNNNNNNNNNNNNNNNNNNNNNNNNNNNNNNNNNNNNNNNNNNNNNNNNNNNNNNNNNNNNNNNNNNNNNNNNNNNNNNNNNNNNNNNNNNNNNNNNNNNNNNNNNNNNNNNNNNNNNNNNNNNNNNNNNNNNNNNNNNNNNNNNNNNNNNNNNNNNNNNNNNNNNNNNNNNNNNNNNNNNNNNNNNNNNNNNNNNNNNNNNNNNNNNNNNNNNNNNNNNNNNNNNNNNNNNNNNNNNNNNNNNNNNNNNNNNNNNNNNNNNNNNNNNNNNNNNNNNNNNNNNNNNNNNNNNNNNNNNNNNNNNNNNNNNNNNNNNNNNNNNNNNNNNNNNNNNNNNNNNNNNNNNNNNNNNNNNNNNNNNNNNNNNNNNNNNNNNNNNNNNNNNNNNNNNNNNNNNNNNNNNNNNNNNNNNNNNNNNNNNNNNNNNNNNNNNNNNNNNNNNNNNNNNNNNNNNNNNNNNNNNNNNNNNNNNNNNNNNNNNNNNNNNNNNNNNNNNNNNNNNNNNNNNNNNNNNNNNNNNNNNNNNNNNNNNNNNNNNNNNNNNNNNNNNNNNNNNNNNNNNNNNNNNNNNNNNNNNNNNNNNNNNNNNNNNNNNNNNNNNNNNNNNNNNNNNNNNNNNNNNNNNNNNNNNNNNNNNNNNNGGTGGAGGGGGaggcggtggtggtggaggtggaggaGGCGGGGGAGGCCGAGCCGGACTGCTGGAGCTGTTTCCCATGTATGTGTTTTTTAGGTGTTACGAGGAAAAATACAGTCACTAGTTAAACCTGGCCTTTTGACTCTAACCTCACACAAAATGTTTGTGTTTGATTTTAAGGAAAGACAAGTGCgattatgatatatatagagagagagacatGTTACATTGTTCCTGCGAGAAGGGGTTGTGTTCTAGGGGG of Ipomoea triloba cultivar NCNSP0323 chromosome 3, ASM357664v1 contains these proteins:
- the LOC116012095 gene encoding probable endo-1,3(4)-beta-glucanase ARB_01444, producing PPPPPPPPPPPPPPPPPPPPSPPPPPPPPPPKPRKPTKPFLFPETKSSVLPDPSKFFAQHLLSYPLPTNSFFQNFVLKNGDQPEYIHPYLIRSSKSSLTICYPSQFYNPAFACQIFTADLTISTLNNPNQDTSHIVSSFSDLSVTLHFPSNNLQFFLVRGSPFLTCSLDTKEELSISTIHSILKCRSQHNRTKYILKLSNNQTWLVYTSSPINFNLDTYKITSAPFSGVIRVALLPDSDPKCEAILHRFSHCYPVSGEAVFRRPFCVEYKWEKKGSGNLLMLAHPLHLKLLSDTDCTVTILERLKYNSIDGQLVAVAGDSWALKRKPITVTWHSIKGINEESCSEIITALIRDVRALDQKDIATKSFYSQGKLIARAARLAMVAEELCYFDVIPKIREFLKDTIEPWLTGSSGANNGFLYESKWGGIVTKKGCSDSGADNGFGTYNSHHSQIGYFIYGIAVLSKIDSVWGRKYKRQAYSLVGDYMNLGRREGSHYPKLRCFDLWKLHSWGGGLTEFADGRNQESTSEAVNAYYSAAVLGVAFGDPHLVAIGSTLSALEILSAQTWWHARDGDTIHPEDFKRENRLVSVLWANKRDSNLWFAQADRRECRVGIQLLPLLPISESLFSDIRFVKQVVQWTMPALAIEGVTDKWKGFVYALEGLYDKEGALEKIRNLYEYDDGNSLTNLLWWIHSRGDNEGVGSDDVGRQFCWSPGYYSWKDCMSPQYHITWYPVNQI